The following is a genomic window from Tetrapisispora phaffii CBS 4417 chromosome 12, complete genome.
AACGGTAACTTTATAAGGATTAATGACGGTCGATGAGAATGATCTCTTGGCAATTCTTGAGAACATggttgatatatatatgtgtgtgtatgtgCACGCTTAGGGATGATACGACCCTCATAAATTGCAAACAACACAACAACCAAATAAGTGTTAAATCTTGTTATACAATTATCAACTAACCTCTCCCTTTATATAGATTCCAGCACGCCAATCCCTTCGTTAATTGGCCAATCAAGAATTAGAGGCCTAAGAGCCTTCGGGTAATGAAACCTGGGACTGCTATTGGAGGATGGAAGATGGGACCAGAGGCACATAGGATGAGATCGAGCTGTATAAGAGACGAGTTATTGCATTGATTATACAcgtataaatatatacaatcTAGAGTTTCATTAGCGTTACACAAGGGACTGGGAGGGGATTCATTGATGTTGGGCTTGGTCGAACATGTCGTCGATGTTGGTGCCGACGTATAGTCTCAACTGCTTTCTTGTAGCGGGCATAACTTTACAACGAACCATGATGTCGTGAGAGGGGGACTCCTTTGCCAGCCTGTCATACGCTTGGAATCTGTGGCAGCCTCCAAAGGCAAAATAGTATGTTTGCCCCTGTTCACGGACACTCATCACGTCGATAGGAGGGAGGTTCCCGTCTTTGAAGGTCTCTGCATCGGCCAGAGAACAGGTCTTGGAGGCCTGTGGGGTGCCTTTGTAAGTGGACACCATGGCATCGATCTTCTGGTAATCCAGCACAGGCTGGATAGGCCTGCGGATCTGCGATAGCGGTAGTTCGCTCACTTTCAAAAGGTTACTGGTTTGGATAGACATAGCTTGTAGTCGTTGGaggtttttgttttctgaAGCACCAGACCATTGCAACTTGGCAGACGCATCGAGTGTCTGGCAAACAGTACCATTTTCACAGCACGTTTATATACTTCTCAGAACCCAGGAAACAATTAGCTCACCTCTCGTAAAATGCACCTACTCTGCTAATGTACTAAAGTAAGCGTCTGTGTGAATCGAGGCCCTGAGGCGCTTCCCAAGACAGAAGGCAGGGTTACCCAGCCCATGCACATACAATGTTACCCGGATACGATACACAACATTACCCGGTTATGCAGCGATAACCGGGTAAGTAATTGTGTTGGCCGGGTTGCGTATTTATTTGCCGGCCGGGTAATATCAGTTTTTTCCGTCCCGCAATCGAAAAACGTTCACAACATGTCACGGTGGAATGGGTCGATTGGTGAGATCTGAGAGCCCCAGTGGTCCAAGGTCATGGGCAAAGACAAGGTCGACGATCACCGCAGCTGCGTTTGTTATAATTTGAAGTCGGGAAACACTGCTTGGATTAGTATATCTTGGGGGCCGCATATACTGTTTAACTGCGAATTGCTCATCAACGCTCCGAACACTCCCAATCTGCTTATTGCATAGTGAAGCTGCGTGTTCGAAAATGAATCTACGATTGGAATTGACAAGGTTTTTGAACGTCTGCTTTATACTGTCGTCGACGTTCATGGTATGGAAGGGACTCTCCGTGGTCACAGACTCACATTCTCCGATTGTCGTCGTTATTTCTGGGTCCATGGAGCCAGCTTTCCAAAGAGGTGACGTCTTATTCTTATGGAACAGAAACGAGCTCAACAAAGTCGGTGATATTGTGGTCTACGAACAGAATTCCAAGAGTATCCCAATTGTGCACAGGGTGTTAAGAGAACATCACTCACAGAGCTCCTCAAACAGTAAACAGCTCTTACTCACAAAGGGTGACAACAATGCAGGTAACGATATCTCTTTATACGCAGACAGAAACATTTACTTAGATAAACAGAATGATATAGTAGGGACTGTCAAGGGTTACTTACCAAAAGTGGGTTATATCACTATATGGATCTCTGAAAACCAATATGCAAAGTATGGGCTAATGGGACTGATTGCTCTGAGTTCGTTGTTCTCGACGGAGTAGGTCGCACGGTTTCACAGCATACACGCACACACATGacacacacatacacaCCGAGTTAGTTAGATacataaaattgatattaattaaattaatgtGAATGGCAgtatattttgaagaaatgcacatatatattacaaaCTAATAATCTAGATCATTGGATTTAGCTAATGTTCTTTTTCTACCTAACGTCTCAGAAACTCGAGGTGCTTGACTATTTACCATCCTTTTCTTCAACTGCTGTTGATGTTCAGATAGTAATCTCTCTCTCAATGTATCGTTATCTTCCAACGCCGTGTATTCCGGGGTATCTTTAAGAAGTTCTTGTAAATCGGAATACTTGTCAGTAGCAACGTTAACGTGCTTCTTGAACATCCTTTCCAACATCAGTTTGAAGTAACGTTTTTTCTGCTCAAGAATACGTCTTTCTGTCTGTTTGCGCTCGTTCTCTTTTTCCTTCCAATTTTTGAACAAGGCTTCAATAAGCAGGTCCATGTCCACATCATCGACATTATCTTTCAGTCTTGGATCTTGtgttaaataatttttcactgTTGTATGTTCATCTTGTACCTTTGAAGAGGAATCAGGTATTCGAAAGCCGTTGTCCAGAAGAATCTGGTCGGCAACTAATCTATGTGCATAAATTACATTTTTCTTCTCTCCCACAAGGTCTAAGAATATGTCATACGCATTGGAACCATTTCTTCCAAGCATGCCCAAAAATTCCTCTTCTTTACAGATATTCGGGTAGACTTGTTCCCACGTTGTGTTGGCTCTAATCGTATCACCTTTCGTGGTTTTCACGTTGCTCAACATTTCTTTGTAACGATCTCTAGCTAATCTGTCCTGTGTATTATTATGCGCCTGTAATGTCTCCAGTTTTCTCTCCATTTGATTTCTCAAactatttataatattaatatactCTTCAAGCACCTCATATTTAGACAATACTTGAAAATGTTTGTTAGCcatatatcttttattgttttcGAACAGGTATTGTTCTGAAACTTTTTTCCAAGAGAGGGGATCAGCAATTGCAATATCTGCACCATCAGTATGAAGGATGTTATGTAGATACTCCCTGACTTCTTTCAAAGCGTTTTCCTTTAATTGTTTGTCAGCTTCAGTTTGACGTTTGAGAAGCTTATCGATATATTCCTTaaatgttttcttttttatcgACTCACTGACTGTGGAATGCTTGTAGATAGGTTCATTTGAGATCAGCTTCTTTACAGTCTTCCATCTTGagtaatatttgatttccTCATGCTCTTTCAGCATATTCACATACGCTTCTTTGAACTTATTGATTTCAGAGTATTCCTTAATCAGCTGATCCTCCGATCTATTGGATAGGTACTTCTCAAACATGTCTTGTTTCCAAAGTGGGTCATCGTCCACTACCCAATACCTCGGATCTGTACTGCCTAACTCTGCAATAATCTTCCTAAACGACCAGGTCGCATCCACATTATTGTCCTTCAACATTGCAATGAAATCCTTTTCAGCATCTTCCTTCGACTTTGAATCAACGTGCAAGATCTTTGATCGGGTGTCAGACTTGCTCAATACTCGCGTAGTAGCAACCTTGACGTCTTCTTTTACTTCTGGCTCAGATCTCACCTCCTTCTTACCTCTAGAAACCTCGGTTGTGGCATCCTCAAATTTAGGTGCCTCCCATCGAGACTCTCCAGTAGACGAATTATAGTAGTACAGTTTCCCGTCTTTCGTCCTGGCAACCCCCCAGCCATGCTGCTTCAATGTCTCGATATCTGCCGACACTCCAGGCTTTTCCCATTGCGATACACCAGTCTTGGTGTTGTAGTAGTACACTTTCCCATTGCTATCTTTGGCGGTCCTCCAGAGACTATCGGCTCCCATAATAGCAGTCGCAAATTTAAACAGAGAGTTCTACACTATCGGCAATACAAAACGTATCTCAAGTACTGGTATCCCTCCACCAAAACACCTTCTAAACTCACAACACAAAAAGATCCATCTGTTCTTATATCTGCATGTCATTGGGCATCTCGAGTTCCTTCAACTGAAATTTCGTTGCGGGCATCGGAACCAAACAGACGAGTTGGGAGATGATTATGGCGAGGGTCTTGAAGGGACACACAGAGTCAGTCCCTTGAGAGGACTATGCATGGAGTGTTTATAACGGTCTCAAAGGTCTTGAAGAGTATCCTAATCGTAGCAGTTCGTTTTTAGGACAAGCATGGGCACCTTCCAGGGTTGGGTTGGTAAGTCGGTCTGGGATTTGAGTTGAGATGCGCTGGTGGTGGCTTAAACCCGGGTTCAATGGCTCAATTGCTTCACCGGGTGTACATGCAGTGGTGTCAGCATGTCTGCATCGGTGCTGACCTCCACTACACTGGTTGGTGTTGGGACTGCACTTGCGTAACCGGTGTTTCTGCCCGGTCACGTGCATTGTTGTAAAGGGGCACCGGAGCGCTTAGACAAAGCAATTTTGGTGAACCAGTAATGAAACTTTCAGTAACCAAATGGACAATGACAAGTATTTAAAACGATTCAATTCTGTGAAGTTATTGGGTTGCCACTTTGCACTGTTGCAGTACACCAACACAGGAATAACACACTCCGTACACACAATTCCATTGGTACCAGCCCATAATGTCCCAGTCCCTACGTCCCTATTTGAATGCTGTGCGCTACTCGTTGGAGGCAGCTTTGACACTAAGAAACTTCTCCTCGCAAGAGGTCGAAAGACACAACAGACCTGAAGTTGAGGTCCCTAATACCAGTGCTGAACTGTTGTTACAACCTATGCATGTATCCCGTAACGAGAATGAACAGGTGCTGATTGAGTCAAGTGTGAACTCCGTTAGGGTCTCTATTAAAGTGAAACAAGCCGATGAGATCGAGCAGATTTTAGTGCATAAGTTTACCAGATTTTTGGAACAACGTGCAGAGGCTTTCCAAATCTTGAGAAGAGAGCCAATCCAAGACTTCAGCATCTCCTTTTTGATCACCAACAAGCACACAGAGACCTTGAAGACAGATAAACTAATCGATTTCATCATCGAGTTCATGGAGGAAGTAGACAAGGAAATTAGtgaaatgaaattgttcTTAAATGCTAGAGCAAGATTCGTGGCAGAAGCCTATTTGGGTGAATTTgtatattgatttatatattttatataacttCCAGTTAGAACCTGTTAAtatgaaaacaataaataaatgaatacGTCTAAATTAAggtatatatttgaataactATGTATCCACAATCcagtttttaaaatatgtacATGGGTTTCTGAGTTCTAAAAGGATTAGCTGTATTCACGAGGAAATGCAAATGAAGTCAAATACTAAAGAAATCTGGACACTTTATTATCCTTAACAGCATCTGAAAGGTTCCCAGGATTTTCGACGATAACGTGAACATCTGTTTTCGCCTCGTAGTTATTTCCTCTAtgtttctctttcttcatTTCTTCCTGTAACATCTCTTTATCCGTCAATATATCTTCATGCTTACTAGACCCTTCAACACTTGTCGACAAAGCTTGTTTAACGTCTATATCTTTATTCATGTCTTCTAATAGTTCGTTCCACAGTGAATTCAAATCTTGATCATCACGTTGTGCTTTCCCTGCTCCACTGGCACTTCTCATGTTCTTTCTGTTTGGATCAGAAGTCGAGTATGCGTTTGTGGAGAGTCTCAATTTGTCTTTCATACCTTTGCCATTTGATTGAAGCTCATGTCTTTGGAAGAGTTTATTGACTAATACCATTTCTTTATCCAATTCAAAATCCGTATCACCTTGGGAAGCCCTATAAATCAAGGATCTCAATATATCATTCTTCAACGAATACCTCCTATCCAACTCGACCAACTCCTTCTTAGCATCACTGACATTTGTCAATATCGAGCCAAAAATCAACAGTACCAATGCAGGTTTTAGTATAGATTTATCAAACCTGGATGGTTTTTTGTAGGAACTGGGCCCAGTCGCCGCAGTTTGCGAATATGCACGTCTTGATACAGTTATAAGCAGATTTCTACTCCTTACAGACCACATTAATATTTAGTGTTATGCATTTATATGCATTACTGGCCAAGTATTTGATTATTCTaacatttatttaatatttgatatttatttatcaattcCCTTTATATAGTTAATTAGCCGATCTCACTTACTCACTATAAAAAAGTAAATGATGGTTAATTTAATGACAAGATTATCGCTGAATGAGTTGAAAGCAGAACAGTGTAAAGTTTCTTGTTATTCGTTAGGTATCGTTACAGTAATTCATtataagaatattatttaatataatcGAGTGTTTTCTATTTTACAAAAGTTATTTGTTAATTAGTTGTTCGATGTTTCCAAAGTTTAATTCGCTACCTGGAGCAGCAGTTGGATCCATCTCATCACCTAGCCAATTGGCTTGATGGGATATCTCGTTCCACATTTTATTATCGTCATAGCCTATTTTATTTAGGCTTTccaataaatattcaagatCTGTGTTATTATATGTGCAAGGTGGGTTAAGTTGATGGACGTTTTCTGTCATCACTTCTGTTTCTGATTTTGTAAGATCACTCTGCTTACCTTGAGCTAGAGATTCATTAACAATGTTGGTGAATGGGAGCATACCAAAACTTTTGATTCTTGATAAACTATCGGTTCCTGCTAAATGAACTACGTTTGGGGGAAACTTTCTCTCATCCTTAATTGCCATGTCATCCGAGAGATGCGAATCTTGATATTGTGATTCATCCGCATCGGTTAAATACGTGTTTAAGTTTACAAAAGAATCATAAGAGtctttgtttttctttatcttcttAATTAACCTTTTATTGGATAGATTGGCATTCTCCATTCGGAAGCTTGATTTTAAACTATCTGAAGGATCCTCCGAAATGGTATTCACTGCTTCTTCCGAAGAATCAGTTCCATATGGCGCATCATCgttgaattttttgatcAAATCCTTGGCAATAGCATGGAAATCTAATTTAGCCATTAAATTAAGTAATTGTGTTTTCCTAATAATCGCAGGCTCGCTTCCAAGACTGACcattttttgtaatattataagGGAATGTTCTATGTGTATCATTGTTTGATCATTTACACCAAATGTTGCGTTGAATAAGTTGAGAGTAAATGCGgcagaaaataaatattctcTATCCATAAATCCGAATAGAGATACCATATTTTGTTCATAAAGTGACCACAGTGCTCGTATGGTATTAATGGAAGCTCGCAATGAACTATTCAATAAACttaaaattgttgaagaGTAATTTTGTAAGTTGATATATGTTCCATGTGAAGTTTTACCAGTTGATTTTACATCAAGCATTCcatatttttcatctttCAATCTAATGGTAatgaaatgaaataatacTGGTCTTAATGTTATATTAATACCATGGAAGTACTCAGTATAAATATTTGTCAATTTTcttgatattttgaaattattatcatgaACATGAAAATCAAATTGTAGACATAGCGGTAAACTTGATCTCCATTGTAATAAGTCGTTTAATATACCTTTTAGAAttggtaaaatatttgaagttGGTTGTTtatgatataattttgaCAGAATTTTACCATTTATTTGAACAATTTTAACACAGTTAGTTAAACTTGTTGCACTTGAGAActtgaaattattattatttttattatttaattcagtTTGATTGTTTGGGCTATTGACAGTggaattttcaaaaaagtGATTAGACGGTAAAACTGTcgatatattattatcagaTAAATTTAGCGGTAAACCTGCTTTACTACTAAAcattctttcaaaaatataaattgtCCACCATAATCTTCTCTTATGTTCCATTTCGAACGGATTCAAATTATTGCTTTGAGATTCCACATGCCATCCTAATAAAAGACATGCTCTTACTGTTTGACCTAAACATAAATAAGAATTTATTGTGGAATCAATGACTTGTAAATAGAAACAATATAGGAACATTGCCTCAATACCATTCGAATCTGAAGTGAGAATTGCATCGATATTATTCAGACTGAAAATCTTATCGAAAAGAGAGATCGATTGTTCGAAAAACTTATAgttttttaaatcattaCTTTCATCTGAGTTACCAAGTAAGTACATTTCACCGATaccaaatattaataacattttcaCTAACCAGATCCCATTACAATAGTATGCTTTCTCATTAGATTGAGAATTACTTTTATTCACGAGTTTATAAACAtgtttcaattcttttctAAAGATTCCttcattaaagaaatagaaacaatcacaattaaaatcaatgaaaGTTTGCAAAATATCTTTTGCTTCAGTGTAATTCGGCAGGTGTACGTCTTTGAGGTTTATAAGAACCGGTGGATTTGTTGGAGAGAAACAAACTTGATTGAACTTGGGGTAATTACtgtctttatttttatctgCGTATATgtattttgaaatcaacGATTGGATCTCCAAATTGAACAATGTCATCGAAGAGGATCCTATAAAATAGTAATTCAAACCGTACTGTGACTCTACTAACCTACCACTTCTAATTTGATAATTACATTCAAATGACTCATCCTCATCGGCTACAGTCCCATTTTCAGTGCCATTTGTTCTTGCAATCCCATTGTGACCTGTGTTACTGTTACGATCTTGTAAATTTGTTGGATTAAAgtttgttttatttgattgtaACTGattttctaaaaattttattctttGTTGTAATCCATTTAcataatttaatgatacTGTGATTTTCTGATTCTTGTCACTATAGTTGCAAACAAGATTCCTTAAATGACAATACCTACATTTAGCGCCAGTATTAATGCCACTGATGTCGGTACTATTCTCTTGTTTCAAACACTTAGTATGCGACTTCCTGCAATTATTGCACGCCACATTGGAACTACTTTTTTTAGTAACTTTCTCACGTTTGGGGGGTGCCATACcctatattttttgaataaatctGGGCCACCTGTATGCTTATATCAACCACGCCATTATTTTACGTACTGATACAGTgacttatatatatagataaagaaataaatataacgGTTTAAAAATTAGCCGCTTATAAAACAAGGGATTTTCTTATCTGTTAAATATGTATAACGTTGTAtatgttttgttttttcaaaaaaacaacaacaaagCACATGACACAAAAACCACCGACATGATGGCGACACAAAAATCGATAAAGAACTAGGTAAATCCTTTTTTTTGAGACATGTCGTTACCCGCCTTTCCCAACAACTTTTACCTGCCTGTGTCCGCGTCCTCTGCGCCTCTGCCGCAAGCACAACGGTCACGTCCTGCCTTTTACCCCGACCCACCCTGTTTTAACCACCCTCTCACCCACCTCAGCGGCTAAAAAAGAGAAGCAATTATAGTCCCCGCCCGCATTACCCGCACGAACGCACACACACACGCACAGTGTAAACCACCTCTTCCGTACATAGACTGTGAATAAAAAGCTCttggttttattttttgttggGTAAAAAGTTGTGAGAGGAAAAAAGCTGTTGGATTTTTTCATTCGTTTTTGTGTCTGTAAATTTGAAGAGTGCAAATCATTCTTTCTCTATAACGGAATAAAAAACCACATGATTTAGAATCTTAGAATATGTAGATTGTTTAACAACTATTATAAAAGTTTGATGCAAACCAATATAAAGAGAACTAGCAATACAAAGATCTCAAGCAAGTTCCAACAACTCATACAAGACAGAAACCAACTGTCTGTTTCGGTTTGCAAAGGAGAAGACATTGgaaagaattttttttatagGCACAAAGGAACATACATACTCTCTCTACAACGAGAACCATCGTATTCGTTgtgaaatttaaaacacCCTTTCCTCTAGCAACACaagcatatatatatataaagaagacttttttttcactttctAAGAGGAGATATGGCTGAGGTTAATCGTGAGTCTGGAAATCCAATAGTTAGGAAAAACGAGATATTCGACGTTCTAGACGAGTTTTTATACCCAAATAGCAGTCCTAGTAATTCAAAAGgcaataaattcaataataataacaacatAATGAAATCAAACGTAAATGATTTCGATGAAGAAATCTTTAATGCCTTTATAAAGACAGATTCTTTGGATTTTAGACAACATGATGATCACAATGATTATCGTGATGTTACAAAAGTGAAAGCAGAGGCAGATGCAGGCACTGGGGTGACTTTGGATCAATATAATGACACTAAGGTATACGAGCACGGTTATAGTTTGAATGCAGAAAATCATTCTTTTATGGCAACTAACGGCGATGAAAAGCAAGATGATGATGGAATCACCACCACCACAACTATGGATAATGATGGTACACATAAAAAAACGAAATCTAGCATCACGAACACACAGAATATTTAcgaaattttaattgaaaatacaGTTTCATTTGGAGAAAGAGACGTTTCGGTTAGTTCAAATTTAGATTCTCATGATACTTTAGCAAGTCTTAAAAATgctgaagaaaaattaaataaaataaacgAATTAGTTAATATggatgaaaatttattaccaaataaattaataatatccaAGTTGCCACACCAATGTCGTGTagaaaatcaaattaatatttcaattcaaatTGAACCACCATTAACAAAACAGCATATTTTACATCTGTCATCGAATAATGTGgctaaaaataaattatttttatcaaaagatattgataattatCCAAAAAACTTTTTGGATGAAATTGTTTTCTTAGAGTCCTTTTTACTATGTTCAGAGacaaataaaattgcaAATGTATGCCCAATGTGTATAAACAGAGAACAAAGAAGAGCatcaagaagaaaatcaGGATTATGTGATAATATACTATGGTgtcaaaatgaaaatagaAGTGCATTGATATTCAACTCAAAACAAATTTTACCAATTAGTAGTGTAGCTAAACATTTACAAGCCTTTAAGTTAACAGCAAGAATGGTATGTTATTCAAGGCATCATAAATCATCAAAAggttttaaaattttatttatattgaaaaacttACATGGCGATCTTTTAGCTAAATCTATTTCtgattcaatattaattatgGATAAAAAACCAAGTTCCTCAATGAATGGagaatcaaataaaaataaatctgCAACATCTTCAAACTTCAAAACTAATGCATCATTATCACCATCgaatgataaaaaaaataagcATAGTAAGACTTATTCTAACAGTAATACAGATTTAAGTATGGACATCGATAGTAATATGGACACAGATGCTTAttattcaacaaatttatCTGAAGCTAGTACAAATTATGCATCTATGAGCGACGCTCAATATAATACAAATCAAATTGTACAACCCTACACTCATAATACTTCTCTCCCCAATGTTAATGATCCAAACGCAATGATGCTTCCTTCTCAAAATAATGAGTACGATAGCAATAATCATAATGGAAATTCTATGTTTAATTTCACATCACCTCAAACACATATTCCATCACATAATAGAGTACCATCTCAATCCCAATTACCACCACAATTAAACTCACAGCAACAATTGTTAATgttaaattcatttatgCAACAATCGGGAATGCCAATAATACCATCACCAACTTCAATGTCTGAAGATGGATTAGATCAAAACAAAAGTAGAAGCATCAAAACTGCTTCAAGTACACAGATTGCTGCAAGGAGAAacgaatatataaatggtTCAGCTAGACCAAAAAGACAACGTTCTGATATTGCAGATACAAAATACCATTCAGATAATATGAACCACTCACCACTATCGTGGATAAATAACTCCAACAATTCCAACAATAACCAATTTAACCAAACATTACAAAATAACGCAAATCAACCAGTTAACGCTGCTGCCTTTACCAACCGTACAACAGACAACAATATGCCAATGGTCAATACTGTGTCACAAAACtctaatgataataatattaagatGAATTTACCATTAATTCAGAGAGCTATTCCATCACAGGGCCCTATAACTGGCGGTATTGAAATCACTTTACTTGGTTCGAACTTTAGAAACGGTTtaacaattaaatttggTGATAATGTTACGTTGTCAACACAATGCTGGAGTGATTCGACGATGGTTACATACTTACCTCCAGCTGCAACTGCAGGTCAAGTCTTCATCATTGCAGAAGATCCAAAATATCCAAACCAATTTGTAAACCAATCGAactcaaataaaaatgccGTTTTTACTTATCTCGATGATACCGATAGACAATTGATTGAACTGGCATTACAAATTGTTGGTTTGAAGATGAAT
Proteins encoded in this region:
- the TPHA0L02060 gene encoding uncharacterized protein (similar to Saccharomyces cerevisiae MGA2 (YIR033W) and SPT23 (YKL020C); ancestral locus Anc_2.662), which codes for MAEVNRESGNPIVRKNEIFDVLDEFLYPNSSPSNSKGNKFNNNNNIMKSNVNDFDEEIFNAFIKTDSLDFRQHDDHNDYRDVTKVKAEADAGTGVTLDQYNDTKVYEHGYSLNAENHSFMATNGDEKQDDDGITTTTTMDNDGTHKKTKSSITNTQNIYEILIENTVSFGERDVSVSSNLDSHDTLASLKNAEEKLNKINELVNMDENLLPNKLIISKLPHQCRVENQINISIQIEPPLTKQHILHLSSNNVAKNKLFLSKDIDNYPKNFLDEIVFLESFLLCSETNKIANVCPMCINREQRRASRRKSGLCDNILWCQNENRSALIFNSKQILPISSVAKHLQAFKLTARMVCYSRHHKSSKGFKILFILKNLHGDLLAKSISDSILIMDKKPSSSMNGESNKNKSATSSNFKTNASLSPSNDKKNKHSKTYSNSNTDLSMDIDSNMDTDAYYSTNLSEASTNYASMSDAQYNTNQIVQPYTHNTSLPNVNDPNAMMLPSQNNEYDSNNHNGNSMFNFTSPQTHIPSHNRVPSQSQLPPQLNSQQQLLMLNSFMQQSGMPIIPSPTSMSEDGLDQNKSRSIKTASSTQIAARRNEYINGSARPKRQRSDIADTKYHSDNMNHSPLSWINNSNNSNNNQFNQTLQNNANQPVNAAAFTNRTTDNNMPMVNTVSQNSNDNNIKMNLPLIQRAIPSQGPITGGIEITLLGSNFRNGLTIKFGDNVTLSTQCWSDSTMVTYLPPAATAGQVFIIAEDPKYPNQFVNQSNSNKNAVFTYLDDTDRQLIELALQIVGLKMNGKLEDARNIAKRIVGNDENSPNISPANGSAASTGNSNYSKYSSQLEGSYSDEQLIVKVINSLNATSNLSMCDSNGRTLLHLAALKGYEQLVMTLIKYGARIDEKDMFGYTPLHFACVNGEYKIIAFLLKCKADLTIKAKNGVHARDVYMVNHGNDEISSDDYNRVIKMFDSLEKGSKLEFNNSSSGDFDLDSLHSLEYDIEPSITVNSRGKTHKGPTTVAVSVSEDSGYEVSDGESFITNDSDLSSMNSESRDFINTENNGNNVFNIERSTSKKLREANELEENTEITNDESKGTETENNSVNYADRNNDSLWNRMLNRINDDLPKYEDLFPGFTHPSKAKQQTTSMMDEEQAVTMNKTKDMSVLSSNTDDLSQTSSEDEDDAIQIRLNRFFQQQRETTFQNDKMLWFFWFPLSIILISTYFFIKFGSIDDSKLYSFSFEIVDRFRKSLAKLMLGNDRMKAAFKEQLSNFQNTGIHVPVM